The genome window TCCCATCAGCAAGTTTGTTTACGGTGTTCTGCCGGTTATTTATGCAGACATTAAGAACTACACGGCCTATCGATTCGAATGCGCATTACGCTCCAGCACGGTGTTGGGCTTTATCGGTCTGCCGACCCTCGGCTTTTACCTGGAGACCGCGTTTCGCGAAGGGAACTACTCTGAAGCCGCCGCCATGCTTTTCAGTTTTTATCTTCTCATCGCCTCGCTGAAATACTGGCTCAAACCCAGATTAGTGCCGGTTTACGTTGGTGCCGCCTTTGTCTTGATTTCCAAAGAGGTCTCCCTTTCGTGGGCAAATGTGAGCCGTTTTACTTACGAAATCCTGCCCTGGCCCATGCGGCGGGAGGGATTTCTTAGCGGAACAAACGAGATCGTTTTTCCTTTTGAAGAGGTACGAGCGTGGGTCATCAACATATTTCAGAACGAGGCTCTGGACGGAATCTGGCAAACGGCGGTCTTAACCCAGATTGTTCTGGTGGCCACGGGTCTGTTTGCTTTGGTTGGATTTACCACCATCAGTCGCACGTTTTTTGGCGCGTTTTTCCGGCGAATTTCCCACTTTGCGCTCATCGTCATCCGCACAACTCCAGAGTACATTTTAGCCTACGTCTTTCTGCAGTTGTGGGGACCTTCCATGCTGCCGGCCATTTTTGCTATTGCTTTGCACAACAGCGCGATTTTAGCATATTTATCCGGCCAAAACGCCAACTTGATCGAACTTAGACTTGATGCGCCAAGAAAAAAAATGAATCGCTATTTTTTTGAAGTCCTGCCGCGAATTTACGGCCAGTTTCTGGCTTTTCTTTTTTACCGCTGGGAAGTGATGATGCGGGAGTCCGCCATCCTCGGTATTTTGGGAATTTATACTCTGGGCTTTTTCATCGACAGTGCCATTTCGGACGACAAGCTGGACAAAGCCGTGCTCTTGATCGTGATCACCGCGCTGCTGAACATGCTCATCGATACCATTTCGCAGATCGTTCGGCGACGGCTTAAGGTTTCTACTAAATTGGTGACCTCGTATTAAGCGACCCTCCATACTTTCCGAACAGCTTGTTTGCCTTTTTTGCGGCTTTCATGTGAATTGTCACCGACAATTCACATGAAAGCCATAGACAATACGGGATGACAATATATCACTGTTACCAAGTTTTACGTACTCCAAATTGTTATCTACCTGGATTTAATTCAATAAACGCGTTCAAGGGAGCACCGCCCTGGCGTCGGGTATAGTCGTTCTTGGAAATACACACACCTCTTTTTTGTTCTGTACGGGGCCCTTTCACAGTTGCTTTCACAAACTTTTGAACTAAAAATGTGACTGAATATAAGTGTAAGTTTTGGTGAAAATTGTTTATACAAAATTAAGGATTCAACCGGATTCAATCGGTGCTGAACTACAAATAATACATAATCAGTGAAATCTCTTCATTGTATATAATTGTATATATATATACAATATGATGAATGATATAATAGGGTGTAGAGCATCTGGGTAGTGTTCGCTTATATGTCATGAAACATGCAAA of candidate division KSB1 bacterium contains these proteins:
- a CDS encoding ABC transporter permease; this encodes MLLKASLAFLAVALFCFIFADIEITTLDPWFEFQRMITGALTPDFSVLIEFRSALLNTVTFALCGIFIAVIFGTVLALMFHLIVVRLFCAFIRAIHEIFWVFILLPIVGLNPICGVLAIAIPYSGIFAKVYAEILQEADQGPLKGLPPKSNPISKFVYGVLPVIYADIKNYTAYRFECALRSSTVLGFIGLPTLGFYLETAFREGNYSEAAAMLFSFYLLIASLKYWLKPRLVPVYVGAAFVLISKEVSLSWANVSRFTYEILPWPMRREGFLSGTNEIVFPFEEVRAWVINIFQNEALDGIWQTAVLTQIVLVATGLFALVGFTTISRTFFGAFFRRISHFALIVIRTTPEYILAYVFLQLWGPSMLPAIFAIALHNSAILAYLSGQNANLIELRLDAPRKKMNRYFFEVLPRIYGQFLAFLFYRWEVMMRESAILGILGIYTLGFFIDSAISDDKLDKAVLLIVITALLNMLIDTISQIVRRRLKVSTKLVTSY